One Leopardus geoffroyi isolate Oge1 chromosome B1, O.geoffroyi_Oge1_pat1.0, whole genome shotgun sequence DNA window includes the following coding sequences:
- the LOC123587654 gene encoding phytanoyl-CoA hydroxylase-interacting protein, whose translation MELLSTPHSIEVNNITCDSFRISWAMENSDLERVTHYFIDLNKKENKNSNKFKHRDVPTKLVAKAVPLPMTVRGHWFLSPRTEYSVAVQTAVKQSDGEYLVSGWSETVEFCTGDYAKEHLAQLQEKAEQIAGRMLRFSVFYRNHHKEYFQHARTHCGNMLQPYLKDNSGSHGSPTSGMLHGVFFSCNTEFNTGQPPQDSPYGRWRFQIPAQRLFNPSTNLYFADFYCMYTAYHYAILVLAPKGSLGDRFCRDRLPLLDIACNKFLTCSVEDGELIFRHAQDLILEIIYTEPVDLSLGTLGEISGHQLMSLSTADAKKDPSCKTCNISVGR comes from the exons ATGGAGCTGCTGTCCACGCCCCACAGCATCGAGGTCAACAACATCACCTGTGACTCCTTCCGCATCTCCTGGGCCATGGAGAACAGTGACCTGGAGAGGGTCACCCATTACTTCATTGACCTTAACAAGAAGGAGAATAAGAACTCCAACAAGTTCAAGCACCGG GATGTCCCCACCAAGCTTGTGGCCAAGGCCGTGCCACTGCCCATGACAGTGAGAGGCCACTGGTTCCTGAGCCCCCGCACAGAGTACAGCGTGGCCGTGCAGACCGCCGTAAAGCAGAGTGATGGAGAGTACCTGGTGTCCGGCTGGAGCGAGACAGTCGAGTTCTGCACTGGGG ACTATGCCAAGGAACACCTGGCCCAGCTGCAGGAGAAGGCTGAACAGATCGCAGGCCGCATGCTCCGCTTCTCTGTCTTCTACCGCAACCACCATAAGGAGTACTTCCAGCATGCCAG GACCCACTGCGGGAACATGCTGCAGCCCTACCTGAAGGACAACAGCGGCAGCCATGGCTCTCCAACCAGTGGCATGCTCCACGGCGTCTTCTTCAGCTGCAACACAGAGTTCAACACAGGCCAGCCGCCTCAGGACTCCCCCTACGGCCGCTGGCGCTTCCAGATCCCTGCCCAGCGCCTTTTCAACCCCAGCACCAACCTCTACTTTGCAGACTTCTACTGTATGTACACAGCTTACCACTACGCCATCCTGGTGCTGGCCCCCAAGGGCTCCCTGGGGGACCGCTTCTGCCGTGACCGCCTGCCCCTCCTGGACATTGCCTGCAACAAGTTCCTGACCTGCAGCGTGGAGGATGGGGAGCTGATCTTCCGCCATGCCCAGGACCTCATCCTGGAGATCATCTATACCGAGCCCGTCGACCTGTCCCTGGGCACCTTGGGGGAGATCAGCGGGCACCAGCTCATGAGCCTGTCCACTGCTGACGCCAAGAAAGACCCCAGCTGCAAAACCTGCAACATCAGCGTGGGCCGCTAG